In Leucoraja erinacea ecotype New England chromosome 28, Leri_hhj_1, whole genome shotgun sequence, the following are encoded in one genomic region:
- the aldocb gene encoding fructose-bisphosphate aldolase C-B produces MTHQAPALTPEQKKELNEIALQIISPGKGILAADESVGSMAKRLTQIGVENTEENRRFYRQILITADDRVKTFIGGVIFFHETLYQTTDDGTPFINIIKERNIVAGIKVDKGVVPLAGTNGESTTQGLDGLAERCAQYKKDGADFAKWRCVLKISATTPSALAILENANVLARYASICQQNGIVPIVEPEILPDGEHDLKKCQYVTEKVLGAVYKALSDHHIYLEGTLLKPNMVTPGHSCPTKYSPEEIATATVTALRRTVPPAVPGVTFLSGGQSEEEATINLNAINKCPLPKPWALTFSFGRALQASALNAWGGEKDNMQAAQDVFMKRAEVNSLASLGKYEPSIEPSTEGEGEGEGEGAANQSLYIENHAY; encoded by the exons ATGACGCACCAGGCTCCGGCACTGACTCCTGAGCAGAAGAAGGAGTTGAATGAAATCGCCCTGCAGATTATCTCGCCTGGAAAGGGCATCCTGGCCGCCGATGAGTCTGTGG GGAGCATGGCCAAGCGCCTGACCCAGATCGGCGTGGAGAATACCGAGGAGAACCGCCGCTTCTACCGGCAGATCCTGATAACAGCCGACGACCGGGTCAAAACCTTCATCGGGGGAGTCATCTTCTTCCACGAGACCCTGTACCAGACCACTGATGACGGGACCCCCTTTATAAACATTATCAAAGAGAGGAACATTGTGGCAGGGATCAAG GTCGATAAAGGAGTTGTTCCCTTGGCTGGAACCAATGGAGAGTCCACCACTCAAG GCTTGGATGGATTAGCAGAGCGCTGTGCTCAGTACAAAAAGGATGGAGCAGACTTTGCAAAGTGGCGTTGTGTCCTGAAAATTAGTGCAACAACCCCGTCTGCACTTGCAATCTTGGAGAACGCCAATGTCCTGGCCCGATACGCCAGCATCTGCCAGCAG AATGGCATTGTTCCCATTGTGGAGCCTGAGATTCTACCAGACGGCGAGCATGATCTGAAGAAATGCCAGTACGTCACAGAAAAG GTGTTGGGGGCTGTTTATAAAGCACTGAGTGATCACCATATTTACCTGGAAGGTACTTTGCTGAAGCCCAACATGGTGACTCCTGGCCATTCTTGCCCTACCAAATACAGCCCCGAGGAGATTGCCACTGCAACAGTTACTGCACTGAGGCGCACTGTCCCACCTGCCGTTCCAG GAGTCACATTCTTATCTGGAGGGCAGAGTGAGGAGGAGGCCACCATCAACCTCAATGCTATCAATAAGTGTCCACTGCCAAAGCCATGGGCACTCACCTTCTCCTTTGGCCGAGCCCTGCAGGCCTCTGCGCTGAATGCCTGGGGAGGCGAGAAAGACAACATGCAGGCCGCACAGGATGTGTTCATGAAGCGTGCTGAG GTTAACAGCTTGGCCTCCCTTGGGAAGTACGAGCCAAGCATTGAGCCAAGCACTGAGGGTGAAGGTGAAGGTGAGGGTGAAGGTGCAGCCAACCAGTCTCTCTACATAGAAAATCATGCTTACTGA